The region TCGTCATTGATGGCCGAAACAGCTTTGTCTATGAGAAGAGCTATTTTCTTCATTTCATTTGTTCCCATTCCCCTTGTAGTCACTGAAGGAGTTCCCAATCTCAGGCCGCTGGCGACGAAAGGTTTTTCAGGATCGAAAGGAATTGTGTTCTTGTTTGCAGTTATTCCGGCTTTATCCAGAGCTTCTTCGGCGGCCTTACCGGTAACGCCTTTGGATCGGAGGTCGACGAGCATCAGATGGGTGTCGGTGCCGTTTGTGACAAGCCTGAAGCCTTTTTGCTTCAGCGCTTCCGACAAAGCTTTTGCGTTTTCAACAATTTTGTGCTGATACTGCTTGAATTCGGGTTTCAGTGCTTCTCCGAACGCGACTGCTTTGGCGGCTATGATGTGTTCAAGAGGGCCTCCCTGAATTCCGGGGAAAACCCATCTGTTCACGTCGTTGTAATTGTCTTTTTTGCAGAGAATCAGTCCGCCTCTTGGTCCCCTGAGGGTTTTGTGCGTAGTAGAAGTCACCGCGTCTGCGTGAGGCACCGGAGAATTGTGAATTCCGGCGGCGACGAGTCCGGCTATGTGAGCCATGTCGACGACGAGTTTTGCCCCGACTTCGTCTGCAATTTCTTTGAATTTTGTGAAATCCAGCTCCCGTGGATAGGCGCTCGCTCCCGCGATTATCAGCTTCGGTTTCGATTCAGCGGCGAGTTTTTTCAGCGCTGAAAAGTCAATCTGTTCCGTTTTCGGGTCAACGGCATAATGAACCATGTTGAAGAATATTCCAGAAAAACTGATGGGATGTCCGTGTGTCAAATGTCCGCCGTGAGAAAGATCGAGCCCCATGACTACTGGTTTGGGGGCTCCTTCTGGCCATTCCTCGGGCTTGAGGAGGGCGAAATACGCCGCCATGTTTGCCTGGCTTCCTGAATGCGGCTGGACGTTGGCTCTTTCGGCTCCGAACAGCTCCTTAACTCTGTCCCGAGCTATTTTTTCGGCCACGTCGACAAATTCGCATCCGCCGTAATAGCGTTTTCCGGGGTAACCTTCGGCGTATTTATTTGTCATTACCGAACCCATCGCCTCAAGGACCGCTTCGCTGACAAAGTTCTCCGAAGCTATGAGTTCGAGATTGTCGGCTTGTCTGCGTGTTTCTCCCATGATCGCTTCGTATATTTCCGGATCCGTTATTTTTAAAGCGCTCATTTGTTCCCCCCTGATTTTAGTTATTGTCTATTTGCTGAATTCTTTTTTGGTGCCGGCCGCCTTCGAATTTTTCGTTCAGCCAGGCGTCAACCCAGCTTATCGCGAGGTATTCGGTCGTCAGATCGGAGGCCAGAACGAGAACGTTTGCGTCGTTGTGGCGCCTGCTCGAGAGGATCTGTTCTTTTGACGTGCAAAGAGCCGCCCTGACTCCTTTTATCCTGTTTGCGGCTACGCTCATGCCTATGCCTGATCCGCATACGAGAATGCCGAAATCGGCTTTTTTTTCAGTCACTTTTAGTCCAACGGCTGAAGCGAAAACCGGGTAGTCGGCCGATTCAGGGGAATGAGACCCTTCGTCTGATACTTCGATGTCTTTTTCCGACAGGTAGCGCGTGAGAGTTTTTTTCAAAAGATAGCCTCTGTGATCACTGCCGATGGATATGGTCATGATTCTTCCCCCGGTTGTTGCAAAAATATACAATTAATACATATATCCTGAGCAGGTCAAGTTTTTTGTGGAATCGCCACAGCAGTTATTGTCACAAGGTCATTATCTAAAACAGAATTTCCCGCAGAAAACCGTTCCTCCATTGAATTATCGCTTCCATCGAGCGGGAAGACATGTAAGCCTGCTTTTCTTTTTTGTTTTTAAACCTCATTTCCGGCGCTTCGACGAGGGAATAATTCGCGGCACTGGGCTGAAAGTCACTTTTTTCTTCATGAACGTGCCTGAAAAGTCCTCCCATGAGAGTGTGCTCGGGTGGAGGAACAAATTGTATGTTTTTTATCTTTGCGAGGACGCAGAACGCTGCAAGCATTCCTGATGCGGCGGATTCAGTGTAACCTTCAACCCCGCTCAACTGACCTGCAACAGCAGTCTTCAAGTTTTTAATGAACATGGTGTCTTTTTCTAAAATTTTCGGCGAATTGATGTATGTGTTTCTGTGTGCCTGACCGTATCTTATGAATTTTGCGCCGTTTAGTCCAGGTATGGACAAAAATATCTTTTTTTGTTCAGAATATTTGAGTCTTGTCTGGAAACCGACAATATTCCATCTTTTCATCTCTTTGTTCTCTCTTCTCAGCTGACAGACCGCGAACGGTTCCTTGCCGGTATGGGGATCTTTGAGTCCCCTGGGTTTCATAAGGCCGAATCTCAGCGTGTCGTAACCTCCCGCAGCTATTTCTTCAACGGGCATACATCCCTGGAAGAATACATTTTCGTCGTGATGAGATTCAGCCCTCTGTGCCAGGGCGAGTTCTCTAAGGAATTTTTCATAGGTTTCAGTGTCGAAAGGGCAATTGAGATAATCATCTCCAAAACCGTACCTGCCCGCCATGTAGCAGATATCGAGGTCAATATGTTCCAGTTCCACAATAGGCGACATCGCATCGGTGAAATAAAGAAAATCGTGTCCCGTCACATTCTTTATCCAACTGCATATATTTTCGGACGACAGGGGACCAGTGGCGATTATCCAGAGCCCTTCTGACGGCGACTTCACTTCTTCTCTGATGATTTTTATGTTGACGTTTTTTTCGATCGTTTCGTGAACTAGACGTGAAAAACCGTTTCTATCTACAGTGAGCGCTTTCCCGCCGGGAACGGATGTTTTTTCGGCGCAGTCGATGACGAGAGAACCCAGAGACTTCATTTCGCTTTTAAGCAAACCGTGCGCGTTTGTCAGTTCGGTGCTTTTGAAAGAATTTGAACAGACGAGTTCGGCCAGGCAATCTGTTCTGTGTGCCCCCGTTTTCACCAGTGGTCTGGCTTCGTAAATATTGACTTTAATGCCGGAATTCGTTAAGAGCTGTGCGGCCTCACAGCCGGCAAGGCCGCCCCCGGCGATGTTTACAGTTTCAGACATGTGCCTTCTGACGGAGTTAAGTTATATTTATATGGTTAAAGATTCATCCATAAAGTATAATTCTATGAATAAAAAATCTTAAGTAAAGTAATATATGAGATGAATGAATACGAATCTGAAATCAACGACTACCTGAAGAAACTTTCTGTACTGAAGGATTCTTCGGAAAAAACACTCAGGGCTTACAGATCCGACCTGCTCGCTTTTTTCTCGTTTGTCGGGACTTTTGCGGATATAGCCGGAATTGAGGACGTCACAACTGAACACGTCAGAGGGTATGTAGTCAAGTTAATGAAAGAAAATTGCAAAAAGACGACAATTGCGAGAAAGATTTCGGTAATAAAGAACTTTTTCAGGAGCAGTATGAAAGAAGCAAGTCCCGCTGAAAAAATAACACCCATGAAAAAAGACAGGTACCTGCCTTCTTACGTGACTGAAAAGGACATGGCTTCTCTTTTGAACAAAAAATCTCAGTCCGCGCCGAAAAATTTCAGGGACGAGGTGATAATAGATCTGCTATACAGCACAGGCATAAGATCCGAAGAACTCGCCCGCATTGACATAGGGGACGTAAATCTCGCTGAAAGAGAGATACGTGTTCTCGGCAAGAGAAACAAGACGAGAATCGCCCCTTTTCCCGAAGCTCTCTTGAAACGGCTGGCGGACTACATCCATGAAAGAAAAAATGAAAAGTCGAAAGACGGTTCCAATGCGCTTTTTTTGGGAAAACGGGGAGCGAGAATAAACACAAGAGAAATCAGAAGAATAGTGCACAGGGCGATTACCCCATTTATAACTGCTGAAAGGATGGGCGCTCACGTGCTCAGGCATTCTTTTGCGACTCACCTTCTCGACAACGGAGCTGACCTGAGGTTTGTTCAGGAACTTCTGGGTCATGCGAGCCCGACGACTACTCAGATTTACACGCACGTGTCTCTGAAAAGACTGAAAGACATTTACAAAACCGCCCATCCCCGGTCGGGGAAAAAGGACTGACATGAAGATAGAGTTCAGACCGAATGAACAGAGAAAAGTTGTCGTGTCGTCAGGCTCCGGAATAGCGGTTAAAGTATTTATCATCGCCTGTGTGAGCGTTTTTATAGTTCAGTTCTTTTCCGGTCCCGAAGTTGGCATGAACATTCTCGCGCAAAAGTTAGGACTGGTCCCGCTCAGGGTGTGGAAGAATTTTGAACTTTGGAGGCTGGTGACCTACGTGTTCCTTCACGGCGGTTTTTTTCACCTGTTTCTCAACCTGTTCGTATTCTGGATGTTCGGATCCGAACTCGAAACGCATTGGGGCAGCGGAGAATTCCTGAAATACATTACTATTGGCGGAATAGGCGCCGGGTTGCTTCAGGTAGTCGTAAGTCACAATTCACTAATACCGGTCGTCGGGGCTTCAGGAGTCGTTTTTGCGCTCCTTCTGGCGTACGGTTTGGAATTTCCGGACAGGAAAATTTATCTTTATTTTCTTTTTCCTGTCAAAGCGAGATATCTCGTCATGATACTGGGTGCCGTCGAGATTCTGATGATTATTTCCGACAGATCGTCCAACATAGCTCATCTGGCTCATCTCGGAGGCATGGTTTTCGGTTTTATTTATCTCAGGTTTTTAAAAAAAACGAAGATTTCGAGCAGAAATTCGCAGTTCAACATTCCTTACAGAGCCTTAAGTGAAGATGACAAAACGCTGAAAACAGGAAATTTGATCAGATTTTACGACGACGAGACTATAAAAAGAGAACTCGACAGGATTCTGACCAAGATTAAGTACCAGGGTAAAGAATCCATCACCGTCGAAGAGATGATGATTCTCAAGGAAGCCGGCAGGCGTTTCAGCAGAAATTTCAACTGAACAGTCAAGGGAGGATAAATCAGCGACATTGAAACCTTGAAAGAACTTTCCGAAACTTTTTCGGAGCTTAAAAGAAAACTTAACCAAGTCGTAATAGGCCAGGAGAGGATGACGGATGTAATAATCTATTCTCTTCTCTGCGGCGCTCACAGTCTGATAATCGGCGTACCCGGTCTCGGCAAAACCCTTACGGTACAGACAGTGGCGTCTCTTCTTGACCTCGATTTCAGGAGAATTCAGTTTACTCCGGACCTAATGCCATCGGACATCACGGGATCTGATGTTCTCGAAGAAGACGCACTGACCGGAAAAAGGGAGTTCAGATTCATAAAAGGCCCTTTGTTCGCCAACATTATTCTCGCTGACGAGATAAACAGAACTCCTCCGAAAACGCAGGCGGCTCTGCTCGAAGCCATGCAGGAGAGGCAGGTCACCGCTTCAGGCAAAACATACGCTCTGCCTTCGCCTTTTTTCGTTCTGGCCACTCAAAATCCAATCGAACAGGAAGGGACTTACCCTCTACCCGAAGCCGAACTCGACAGATTCATGTTCAGCTATACAATGGATTATCCATCGGCCCAGGACGAAGCGAAGATAACGCTTGATACCACATCCGAAAGGGACGTCACCTTCTCTCCTGTTCTTGGTAAGCAAAAAATGGAAAAATTCAAAAAGCTTGTCGAGAAAATCCCCGTTTCTCAGAGTTTGGTGAACAAAGCGGTTGAAATCTCGAGAGCGACCAGACCGTCGAAGTCTTCACCGAAATGGGCTTCAAAATACATACTTTGGGGAGCGGGGACGAGGGCTTGCCAGAATCTGATTTTCGGTGCCAAAGCAAAAGCCGCAAGCGAAAACAGAAGCACACCGAATGAAGACGATTTGTTCTTTTTTATTGATTACGTTTTAAAACACAGACTGGTCCTGAGTTTTACCGCAGAAGCCGAGCAGGTAAACCATCAGGACATTTTGGAAATGCTCAAGAAAGAAATAAACCGGAGGTAACAGTGAAAAAATTCCTTTTGATAGCGATTATGCTTTGTTCAGTTCTTTTATCCGCCGAAGTTCCCTGGTCGGTGGGGGAGAACCTGAGATTTTCAGTACAATACGGAGCCATTACAGCGGGGGAAGCGGTCATGGTAGTTCAGAGCTACGAAACCGTGTCGGGAAGACAGACATATAAAATTGTCAGTTACCTGAGAACGAACGACTATTTTTCCAAAATATTCAGGATAGACGACACTTATCAGAGTTTCATGGACATTGAACTTCTGTCTTCGAGGAAATTTGTAAAGCACATCGAAGAAGGATCATACAGGGCTGAAAGAGAGATAATTTTTATTCCGGAATTGAACGTCGCGCTGTATGACGAAGAAAAATTTCCAATTGAAGATAACACGCAGGACCTCCTGTCCTGCATATATTACGCCAGAACGCTTCCTCTCGAAGTTGGCGAGAAATATCCCATAAACATTCATGATTCAAAAAAGAATTATTCCGGATACATAGACGTCCTCCGTTCCGAAACAGTCAGCACTCCTCTTGGGGAGTTTGAGTGCGTTGTAGCAAGAGCCACGGTAGAAGGGGCCACTATTTTTGCCAGCAGAGACGGTCTTGAAGTCTGGTACACTAACGACAACTGGCACATACCGGTTCTCGTCAGCCTTAAAATAATGGTAGGTTCGATTCAAATGGTTTTGGTCGACGCGGACATGGGAAATTGAACTCCCCTGTCAAACTCACTTCAGTAATAATTGCTGGAGGCAAAGGCGAACGGTTCTGGCCTCTGAGCACCTCCGAAAGGCCGAAGCAGTTCATAACCCTTTGGAACGCCGACAAAAAGAGCATGCTTGATGTGACTTATGAAAGGCTGGAAACTCTTTCGCCTGGCGACACCTGGATACTTACAACATCGTCGCTGAAAGAGCCTCTCAAAAAAGCAGGGTACGGGGAAAACAGGATCATTTTTGAACCGGAGGGAAAGAACACTGCCATGGCTGTCGCTTTTGCCTGCGTGATGTTCGAAAAAGCGACCATCGGCGTTTTTCCCGCGGACCATGTAATAGAAGGCGAAATTAAATTCCAAAAATGCGTGGAACAGGCCTGCGAACTGGCAGAAAAAGGCGACATCGTCATTTTCGGAATTGAACCGGACAGAGCGGACACGGGATACGGATACATAGAAATCGGAAAAAAAACAGGTGATAATTCGCACGAAGTTTCTCAGTTCAGGGAGAAACCGGACCTCGCGACGGCGAAGTCTTATTTAGAGAAAGGCAATTACCTCTGGAACGGAGGGATGTTCGTATTCAGAACCGACGTAATGCTTGAAGCATTCAGGAAACACGCTCCACATTTCGATGAATCCATATCTTTGCTAAAAAATTACGCGAAGACAAAAGACGGAATTTTCCTCGAAAGAGCTTATGCGGCAGCGCAATCACAACCGATAGACATAGCAATAATAGAAAAAACCCGAAACGTCAAATGTGTTTCGTGCGATTTTTTCTGGGACGACGTAGGATCCTGGCTCGCGCTCAGAAGACTGAGAAAACCCGACGCAGACGGCAATGTTGTGATTGGAAACGTGTCAGTTGAAAACGTGAAAAATTCCATACTTCTTTCGGAAGATTCTCTGCTGGCAATGGGATTGTCTGAAGCAGTAATCGTTCAGGGGAAACACGGCACACTGATTTCCAGCGTCGAAGAAATCGGTTCTTTAAAAAAAGCTATAGGACGTCTTAGTGAAAATTCTGCTGGCGACAAACAACAGGGATAAGCGAAGAGAAATTTCTGACGTACTCTCCTCGGACCGGATTGAACTCGTCTTTCCCGAATCTTTGCCTGAAACGCCGCCATTTGTCGTCGAGGATGGATTTTCTTACGAAGAGAATTCGCTTAAGAAAGCCCGCGCCTTTTCGCTTTGGGCTGGAATGAGCGCCCTGGCGGACGACACCGGACTCGAAATTTCCGCTCTTTCCGGTGAACCGGGAATTTATTCGGCAAGATACGCCGGCGAAAAAGCTTCCTACGAGGACAACGTCAGGTTGCTTCTTGAAAACCTCAAAGACCAAAGCGACAGAAGAGCAAAATTCGTTTGTGTGATATGTTTATACACTTTTTTAAAAGAAAGTTTTTTCTTCAGGGGCGAAATCGAAGGCTTTATATCGTTTTTTCCCTCGGGAAATAAAGGATTCGGGTACGATCCCGTGTTTGTACCAAATGGACACGGCGTGAGTTTCGCTGAAATGCCTGAGGAATTAAAAAACAAGATCAGCCACAGGGCAAAAGCTCTTGAAGCGTTTTCTCGGTGGCTGAAATCCGTTGACCTTCGGATTTTGGGCGTTTAAAATGCTTTTATTCGGGGTGTGGCGCAGTTGGAAGCGCACCTGCTTTGGGAGCAGGGGGTCGTTGGTTCAAATCCAATCACCCCGATAAAACAAATTAAACCTGAAGGCGGAACTTGAAAAAAAAAGTAATAATTACTCTTTTTTTCCTTGCCGTTTTCATATCCGGTTTTGTATTGGGTCTGGCACAACCGCCGTGGGTCAGAATGAACGAAAATCACCCCGGACATCTGGAATCACTCCATGAGTTTCCCGACACTTCAAACCTGATTTTGTCGGAACATGAAGACAGTTCAAATGACGTCGAATCGGCAGCCGTCCTGACTGTATTGCCCGAAACTTTACAAACTTCAGGGATAATTTCCGCTGAAACTGTTCATACAGACCCGCCAGGCGAATCAGACACTGCCGTAGATAATACTGAAGTCATTTTTCCGGTTGAAACACAGCCTGAGACGACTGCGGTTCTGACTGATACCTTCACAGCGCCGATAATTGACGACACTCTTGAAAGGTTTTGAAGCTTTGCCAAAAAATTATTTCATTCTCGGACTTCACTGCCATCAGCCCGTTGGAAATTTCGGGTTCGTTTTCGAAGAGAATTTTAAAATGGCCTACGAACCCTTCATAGAAATGATGAAAAAATTCGACAGAATAAAAGTCGCGTTGCATTATTCCGGTCCTCTTCTCGAATGGGCCGAAGAAAACAATCCGGAGTTTTTAAATAACCTCGCATCTTTCTCCTCCCAGGAAAGAATCGAAATTATTTCGGGGGGATTTTACGAGCCCATACTTCCCGCCATACCCAGATGGGACGCGCTGGGACAGATAAAATACATGAACGGGTGGATATTTGAAAGATTTGGCGTTAAACCGAAAGGATTATGGCTCGCTGAAAGAGCGTGGGAGCCGCATCTACCTTCCTTGCTCTACGACGCCGGAATGAATTTCACATTTCTCGACGATTTTCATTTTTTCGGAGCCGGTGTCGCTGAAGACAGACTTGGCGGATATCACGTCAGTGAAGATCAGAATAAAAAAATAAACGTCTTCCCGATTTCGAAAGACCTGAGATACGCCATTCCGTTTCACCAGGTCGAAGAGGCCGTAAGACTTGTAAAATCGGCGCCGAAAAATCTCAATGGAGATTCTCTTGCCGTTTTGTTCGACGACGGGGAAAAATTCGGAACGTGGCCCGGAACTTTTCAACACGTATATACAGGAAGCTGGCTTGAAAACTTTTTCAGAGCCATTTCTGAAGATCCCGAAATTGAGATGATACTGCCTTCGCAAGCGGTGGCGAAACTTTCTCCGGCAGGATTGACCTATTTTCCGGCTTGTTCATATTTTGAACTGACTCAGTGGTGCCTGCCCACCGAAGCGAGGATTGATATTGAAACTTTTTCTGAGAATGTGAAAAAAAACGGAAATAACGAGAAATACGAAGGATTTTTAAGAGGCGGATTTTGGAGAAATTACCTGTCGAAGTATCCGGAATCCAATCAGCTGAACAAGAGAGTCGCGTTGATTTCCGAATCATCGCTCGACGATGACTGCCGGCCAGACGAAAAAAGGAAATGTATTTGGAGAGCACAGTGCAATTGCGGATATTGGCACGGTATATTCGGAGGGATATACCTGCCGCACCTCAGAGAAAGCCTCTACAAAAATCTTCTGTCGGCCGAGAAAATTCATTTTGCGGAAACAAAAGAAGGATCGGACTGGTCTAAATTATCAGCCGTAGATATCAACTCCGACGGCAGGGATGAATTGCTTTATCACGATTCGAAAATCACGGCCGTGATAGATCCTTTCAAAGGAGGAATGATAACAGAGCTCAGCGACAGGGACGTCATGTTCAATTTTGCCAACTGTCTTACACGAAAAGAGGAAGCTTATCACAGACACATGAAGACCTTGCCGGAAGATAACGACAGTGGAGTTGCGACCATACACGACAAATATCTTTACAGGGACCGGGATGCCGCACAATTCCTCTATTTTGACACCGATTCGCAGGGGATTTTTTTCGATCTTGTCTCTCTCGGCAAAGAGAACGAAGACCCGTTCAGAGATGGAGTGATTTTTGACAGCAGAAAATCCTTCAGAGATTGCTCGACTAAAAAAGAAGGTGATAACTGGATATTCGATTTCGAAAAAGATATGACCGAAAAATTTTCTATTAAAAATACAAAAATTTTGACGGCAAATTCAAAGAGAATCATGTCCTTTTATTCACTCGAAAACCTTTCGGATGCCTGTCTTTATTTCAGGTGTTATATTTGCCTTCTCGTGCCCGAAGCCTTCAGCGAGAAGAGGCGTTTCTCTTTCGGTAACGGCGAAAAATCAGCCTTTCCCGGAGACAGAACCGAATTCAATGGAAATGCTTTGAAATTTACCGATGAAGTGGTTGGATCAGTATTGACGATGTCTTCCTCCGTATCAGCAGATTGGCTTTTAACGCCTGCTTATTCTGTTAATCTCAGCGAAAGCGGATTTGAAAAGAACATGCAGTCGGTCATAATATCAGCCGGACGCTGGTTTTGCGAAGACAGAAAAGAAGAAATGACGGTTGAAATAAATATTAACAACTGGAGGTAATATGGAAAATGATATCGGCGCTATCTTCAACGTACTCAAATACGGATCCGAAAAAGAAAAAAAAACTATATACATAAAATTCGGAACGGATGAAAAACTGCTGGGCGAGTTTCTCAAGAACGTGACAAGCTCGGATTATCTCGACAGGATTACGATAGCAAAAGCCGCTGCCTACGTTCAGTCGAAAAAAATGCTCGGACCAGTCATGGGCCTTTTGAGCGATGAAAACAAATACGTCAGGCAGGCCGCATGCGACGCGCTCGGAGAAATGGAATACAAGGAGGCGGTTCCTTATCTAACAAAAGAAATGTATTCCGACGAATCGTATATAGTGTGGACGAGAGCCGCAGTGGCTCTCTATAAACTCGGCGAAGACAAGGGCGTAAAAATGCTCGTCGAAAATTACAATTTCACTGAACCTATGAAAACAGAACCGGCAGTAACGGAAGCGCTCAGAGAACTCAAGATAGACCCGGCTACGTTCAAAGGAAAAAAGGAAAAATGTTTTGTAGTCACTGCCTGCGAGGGTGAGAATTCAGACACTGTTTTATGCCTTTCAAGATGGCGGGATGATTTTCTGATAAAAACTTTATGTGGGAGAACTTTTGTTTCATTATACAACATTGTGGGCCCTCCGGTCGCCAAAACTATTGAGAAATCTGATGTTCTCAGAACAGTGGCGAGAAAAACACTTATCCGGCCCTTATTTTATGTAGTATCGAGATATTTAGCCAATGACGACAGGCATTCTGAGGCATCTTAAAATATACATTCATTGTATATGTATTTCTAACGAACTCCGTTTGTATGCCTTTATGAATAATTATTATTGACATTTTTTTTAAAAATGTTATAAGTAATATAGTTAACATCAAATGGAGGCAAAAATGGCAGTAAAGAAGAAAGCGACAACGGCGAAGAAGACTTGCAAAACAGCTAAACCGGCGGCCAAGAAAACAGTGAAAAAAGCCGCGGCGAAAAAACCGGCAGCGAAAGCCAAAAAGAAATAACACTAGTTATTTCGGAGATCAGGAATCTCTGTGAAAACAAGCGGCTCGAATAGCATTTGCTGGTTATCTCGGCGCCGCTGACAGGGTTTTGATGTTTGCTGTTTTTTTCTTGAGAGGTTCTCCACGAGGAGAACCTCTTTCGTTTAGGCTTAAAATGTACAACAATCATGGAACACACGGAGAAAGGAAATGTTTTTTGGTTCTGAGCTGAGCGGCCAAAAAGCTGATGAATTCAGCGGCGACGACTCCAATGAATTTTTGGAAGCGGACGATTTTGAAGACGGCAGAAAAAAGAGAGTAAAGATCAGAGACAGAAAAACTTCGGACGAATTCCCTTACGAAAGCAAATGGAAGAAAATGAGCGCGGACAAAAGAAGAAAAAAAAAGAATTTTAAAAAAAAACATTGACATTCCCTTTGTTTTTTCAAGTCACTTGAAATAGAATTTACCTTTAAATTGAAATCATAAGATCGGCAAATCAATGAAAAAAACTGGGGCAATTTACTTTATAACTATTCTTTTCTCAGTCGTGTCAAGCGCTCAATTACCTTTAATTGAAAAGATTGAGAAAAAAAGTTACGTATATCTGCTCGGCGGATACAACAGGGCTGAGATGTCAGAACTCAACACCTCTTTGAGAAAATTCGGCTATCCTGAATTCTGTCAGCGCTTTTATTCTTACGGGATAGGTTATCACTACAAAGTCGGCGACAGGTACATCCTCAGACTTGCCGGGAGAAAATATCTGCCTCAGAAGA is a window of candidate division WOR-3 bacterium DNA encoding:
- a CDS encoding serine hydroxymethyltransferase; its protein translation is MSALKITDPEIYEAIMGETRRQADNLELIASENFVSEAVLEAMGSVMTNKYAEGYPGKRYYGGCEFVDVAEKIARDRVKELFGAERANVQPHSGSQANMAAYFALLKPEEWPEGAPKPVVMGLDLSHGGHLTHGHPISFSGIFFNMVHYAVDPKTEQIDFSALKKLAAESKPKLIIAGASAYPRELDFTKFKEIADEVGAKLVVDMAHIAGLVAAGIHNSPVPHADAVTSTTHKTLRGPRGGLILCKKDNYNDVNRWVFPGIQGGPLEHIIAAKAVAFGEALKPEFKQYQHKIVENAKALSEALKQKGFRLVTNGTDTHLMLVDLRSKGVTGKAAEEALDKAGITANKNTIPFDPEKPFVASGLRLGTPSVTTRGMGTNEMKKIALLIDKAVSAINDESALSSVKSEVVDLTSAFPLYEQRLER
- the rpiB gene encoding ribose 5-phosphate isomerase B, giving the protein MTISIGSDHRGYLLKKTLTRYLSEKDIEVSDEGSHSPESADYPVFASAVGLKVTEKKADFGILVCGSGIGMSVAANRIKGVRAALCTSKEQILSSRRHNDANVLVLASDLTTEYLAISWVDAWLNEKFEGGRHQKRIQQIDNN
- the trmFO gene encoding methylenetetrahydrofolate--tRNA-(uracil(54)-C(5))-methyltransferase (FADH(2)-oxidizing) TrmFO, whose amino-acid sequence is MSETVNIAGGGLAGCEAAQLLTNSGIKVNIYEARPLVKTGAHRTDCLAELVCSNSFKSTELTNAHGLLKSEMKSLGSLVIDCAEKTSVPGGKALTVDRNGFSRLVHETIEKNVNIKIIREEVKSPSEGLWIIATGPLSSENICSWIKNVTGHDFLYFTDAMSPIVELEHIDLDICYMAGRYGFGDDYLNCPFDTETYEKFLRELALAQRAESHHDENVFFQGCMPVEEIAAGGYDTLRFGLMKPRGLKDPHTGKEPFAVCQLRRENKEMKRWNIVGFQTRLKYSEQKKIFLSIPGLNGAKFIRYGQAHRNTYINSPKILEKDTMFIKNLKTAVAGQLSGVEGYTESAASGMLAAFCVLAKIKNIQFVPPPEHTLMGGLFRHVHEEKSDFQPSAANYSLVEAPEMRFKNKKEKQAYMSSRSMEAIIQWRNGFLREILF
- a CDS encoding tyrosine-type recombinase/integrase: MKENCKKTTIARKISVIKNFFRSSMKEASPAEKITPMKKDRYLPSYVTEKDMASLLNKKSQSAPKNFRDEVIIDLLYSTGIRSEELARIDIGDVNLAEREIRVLGKRNKTRIAPFPEALLKRLADYIHERKNEKSKDGSNALFLGKRGARINTREIRRIVHRAITPFITAERMGAHVLRHSFATHLLDNGADLRFVQELLGHASPTTTQIYTHVSLKRLKDIYKTAHPRSGKKD
- a CDS encoding rhomboid family intramembrane serine protease; amino-acid sequence: MKIEFRPNEQRKVVVSSGSGIAVKVFIIACVSVFIVQFFSGPEVGMNILAQKLGLVPLRVWKNFELWRLVTYVFLHGGFFHLFLNLFVFWMFGSELETHWGSGEFLKYITIGGIGAGLLQVVVSHNSLIPVVGASGVVFALLLAYGLEFPDRKIYLYFLFPVKARYLVMILGAVEILMIISDRSSNIAHLAHLGGMVFGFIYLRFLKKTKISSRNSQFNIPYRALSEDDKTLKTGNLIRFYDDETIKRELDRILTKIKYQGKESITVEEMMILKEAGRRFSRNFN
- a CDS encoding AAA family ATPase, which produces MTDVIIYSLLCGAHSLIIGVPGLGKTLTVQTVASLLDLDFRRIQFTPDLMPSDITGSDVLEEDALTGKREFRFIKGPLFANIILADEINRTPPKTQAALLEAMQERQVTASGKTYALPSPFFVLATQNPIEQEGTYPLPEAELDRFMFSYTMDYPSAQDEAKITLDTTSERDVTFSPVLGKQKMEKFKKLVEKIPVSQSLVNKAVEISRATRPSKSSPKWASKYILWGAGTRACQNLIFGAKAKAASENRSTPNEDDLFFFIDYVLKHRLVLSFTAEAEQVNHQDILEMLKKEINRR
- a CDS encoding DUF3108 domain-containing protein: MKKFLLIAIMLCSVLLSAEVPWSVGENLRFSVQYGAITAGEAVMVVQSYETVSGRQTYKIVSYLRTNDYFSKIFRIDDTYQSFMDIELLSSRKFVKHIEEGSYRAEREIIFIPELNVALYDEEKFPIEDNTQDLLSCIYYARTLPLEVGEKYPINIHDSKKNYSGYIDVLRSETVSTPLGEFECVVARATVEGATIFASRDGLEVWYTNDNWHIPVLVSLKIMVGSIQMVLVDADMGN
- a CDS encoding mannose-1-phosphate guanylyltransferase, whose product is MNSPVKLTSVIIAGGKGERFWPLSTSERPKQFITLWNADKKSMLDVTYERLETLSPGDTWILTTSSLKEPLKKAGYGENRIIFEPEGKNTAMAVAFACVMFEKATIGVFPADHVIEGEIKFQKCVEQACELAEKGDIVIFGIEPDRADTGYGYIEIGKKTGDNSHEVSQFREKPDLATAKSYLEKGNYLWNGGMFVFRTDVMLEAFRKHAPHFDESISLLKNYAKTKDGIFLERAYAAAQSQPIDIAIIEKTRNVKCVSCDFFWDDVGSWLALRRLRKPDADGNVVIGNVSVENVKNSILLSEDSLLAMGLSEAVIVQGKHGTLISSVEEIGSLKKAIGRLSENSAGDKQQG
- the rdgB gene encoding RdgB/HAM1 family non-canonical purine NTP pyrophosphatase; its protein translation is MKILLATNNRDKRREISDVLSSDRIELVFPESLPETPPFVVEDGFSYEENSLKKARAFSLWAGMSALADDTGLEISALSGEPGIYSARYAGEKASYEDNVRLLLENLKDQSDRRAKFVCVICLYTFLKESFFFRGEIEGFISFFPSGNKGFGYDPVFVPNGHGVSFAEMPEELKNKISHRAKALEAFSRWLKSVDLRILGV